The Streptomyces avermitilis MA-4680 = NBRC 14893 genome contains a region encoding:
- a CDS encoding methyltransferase domain-containing protein, which yields MSAHALDHDLEALAASARAVLLREIDASGAWDADPRWREAFETVPRHLFVPYYYAGAVGGYERLWRDSPDPRARERWVRGAYADAPLATRVRDGELVSSSSQPSLMAKMLVELDVRDGDAVLEIGAGTGYNAALLAHRLGDEQVTTVDLDAEITESARQHLAAAGHHPAVVTGDGARGVPARAPFDRIIATCTLTSIPRPWLAQCVPGARILAPFATGLIALRVRDAGYATGHFLHTPAYFVPLRGVVRPEQEPPNLGGLPRRARGHELFRFLLTLTAGRLDPQEAYTLWEREGQPGRERYGVTVGDGRSWAWLDDPEGPYTWPLP from the coding sequence ATGAGCGCGCACGCACTCGACCACGACCTGGAGGCCCTCGCCGCGTCGGCGCGGGCGGTACTTCTGCGCGAGATCGACGCGAGCGGGGCCTGGGATGCCGATCCGCGGTGGCGGGAGGCGTTCGAGACGGTCCCGCGCCACCTCTTCGTGCCGTACTACTACGCGGGCGCCGTCGGCGGCTACGAGCGCCTGTGGCGCGACAGCCCCGACCCGCGCGCCCGGGAGCGCTGGGTGCGCGGCGCGTACGCCGACGCCCCGCTGGCGACCCGGGTGCGCGACGGGGAGCTGGTGTCCTCCAGCAGTCAGCCCTCCCTGATGGCGAAGATGCTCGTCGAGTTGGACGTGCGGGACGGGGACGCCGTCCTGGAGATCGGTGCCGGCACCGGGTACAACGCGGCCCTGCTCGCCCACCGGCTCGGCGACGAGCAGGTCACCACCGTCGACCTCGACGCCGAGATCACCGAGTCGGCGCGGCAGCACCTGGCCGCCGCCGGACACCACCCGGCGGTCGTCACCGGCGACGGCGCGCGGGGAGTGCCCGCCCGCGCCCCCTTCGACCGGATCATCGCCACCTGCACGCTGACGTCGATCCCGCGCCCCTGGCTCGCCCAGTGCGTTCCCGGAGCCCGCATCCTGGCGCCGTTCGCGACCGGTCTGATCGCCCTGCGGGTACGGGACGCCGGGTACGCCACCGGGCACTTCCTGCACACGCCCGCCTACTTCGTACCGCTGCGCGGTGTCGTACGGCCCGAGCAGGAGCCCCCGAACCTGGGCGGGCTGCCGCGCCGGGCCAGGGGCCACGAGCTGTTCCGGTTCCTGCTGACCCTGACCGCCGGCCGCCTCGACCCGCAGGAGGCGTACACCCTGTGGGAGCGCGAGGGGCAGCCGGGGCGCGAGCGGTACGGGGTCACGGTCGGCGACGGGCGCTCCTGGGCCTGGCTGGACGACCCCGAAGGGCCGTACACCTGGCCACTGCCGTGA
- a CDS encoding GTPase has product MGGDGARGEGEGTGDVATGGEGTRDEPVTDRPGKDRSGKDRPGKDEPTGEGSGGDNAAGDADGGHARVERDALHTRVKRGFPPPSAADADASGRTESTEPADSTESGEPWGDGLIARRVSETADGQQEVAALLETRSKAVQPPEPLAYDGSLRSRLDALRELVGLSRTRLDSRTLAEAGRVLDEAVARRRLSGEHTVVAIAGATGSGKSQLFNVLAGVTISETGVRRPTTAAPIACSWSDGAAPLIDRLGIPGRLRRRPLQSPEGEAQLRGLVLVDLPDHDSAAVQHREQVDRILALVDAVIWVVDPEKYADAVLHERYLRPMAGHAEVTFVVLNQVDRLPGEAAHQVLDDLRRLLDEDGIALGEYGEPGATVLALSALTGDGVGELRESLGQFLAERGAAARRISADVEAAGARLRPVYATGRRTGLSEEARDDFAGRLADAVGATAAGEAAERAWLRNANRACGTPWLRLWRWYQDRSEPTTGRLRVGAPADEEATARQRVEQAVRTVADRAAVGLPAPWAQAVREAAVRGSQGLPEALDELVVRTGSPAGRPPRPGWWPVAVLAQASMTLLQVFGGLWLLGQVIGFMSPNLGVPVLLMVAGIVGGPVVEWSCRLAARGPARRYGLEAERRLREAAGGCGRARVLDPVAAELLRYREVREQYAKVMGAGAGAGAGAAGVGAGAGAGTGAGVQARVG; this is encoded by the coding sequence ATGGGGGGTGACGGCGCGAGGGGCGAGGGCGAAGGCACGGGAGACGTAGCTACGGGAGGCGAAGGTACGCGGGATGAACCCGTGACGGACCGGCCCGGGAAGGACCGATCGGGGAAGGACCGGCCCGGGAAGGATGAGCCGACGGGGGAGGGCTCCGGCGGGGACAACGCCGCCGGTGACGCAGACGGCGGGCACGCACGTGTGGAGCGCGATGCGCTTCACACACGCGTGAAGCGCGGTTTCCCGCCCCCGTCGGCCGCCGACGCCGACGCGTCGGGCCGTACGGAGTCCACGGAACCCGCGGATTCCACGGAGTCCGGCGAGCCCTGGGGCGACGGGCTGATCGCCCGGCGCGTGTCCGAGACGGCCGACGGGCAACAGGAGGTGGCCGCCCTCCTGGAGACCAGGAGCAAGGCCGTCCAGCCGCCCGAGCCCCTCGCGTACGACGGGTCGTTGAGGTCGCGGTTGGACGCCCTGCGCGAGCTGGTGGGGCTGTCGCGGACCCGGCTGGACAGCCGGACGCTCGCAGAGGCAGGCCGGGTACTGGACGAGGCGGTGGCGCGGCGCCGGCTGTCCGGGGAGCACACCGTCGTCGCCATCGCGGGCGCGACCGGCAGCGGCAAGTCCCAGCTCTTCAACGTGCTCGCCGGAGTGACCATTTCGGAAACCGGCGTACGCAGGCCGACCACCGCGGCGCCCATCGCGTGCAGCTGGAGCGACGGCGCGGCCCCGCTCATCGACCGGCTCGGCATCCCCGGACGGCTGCGCAGGCGCCCCCTCCAGAGCCCTGAAGGAGAGGCACAACTGCGCGGGCTCGTCCTGGTGGACCTGCCCGACCACGATTCGGCGGCCGTGCAGCACCGCGAACAGGTCGACCGGATCCTGGCGCTCGTCGACGCGGTCATCTGGGTCGTCGACCCGGAGAAGTACGCGGACGCCGTCCTCCATGAGCGCTATCTGCGGCCCATGGCGGGACACGCCGAGGTCACCTTCGTCGTCCTCAACCAGGTGGACCGGCTGCCCGGCGAGGCCGCACACCAGGTTCTCGACGACCTCAGGAGGCTGCTCGACGAGGACGGGATCGCTCTGGGGGAGTACGGCGAGCCGGGCGCGACCGTGCTCGCGCTGTCCGCCCTCACCGGGGACGGCGTCGGCGAACTGCGCGAGTCGCTCGGGCAGTTCCTGGCCGAGCGCGGGGCCGCCGCGCGCCGCATCTCCGCCGATGTGGAAGCGGCCGGTGCGCGCCTGCGGCCCGTCTATGCGACCGGTCGGCGTACCGGCCTCAGCGAGGAGGCGCGCGACGACTTCGCCGGCCGGCTCGCGGACGCGGTGGGTGCGACCGCTGCGGGCGAGGCCGCCGAGCGCGCGTGGCTGCGCAACGCCAACCGAGCGTGCGGCACGCCCTGGCTGCGGCTGTGGCGGTGGTACCAGGACCGGAGCGAACCCACCACGGGTCGCCTCAGGGTGGGCGCGCCCGCGGACGAGGAGGCGACCGCCCGACAGCGCGTGGAGCAGGCCGTACGTACGGTGGCGGACCGGGCCGCGGTAGGGCTGCCCGCGCCGTGGGCACAGGCGGTGCGCGAGGCGGCCGTACGGGGGTCGCAGGGGCTGCCGGAGGCGCTGGACGAGCTTGTGGTGCGTACGGGGTCGCCGGCGGGGCGGCCGCCGCGGCCGGGCTGGTGGCCGGTCGCCGTGCTCGCTCAGGCGTCGATGACGCTCCTCCAGGTCTTCGGCGGCCTGTGGCTGCTGGGGCAGGTGATCGGGTTCATGTCGCCGAATCTCGGGGTGCCGGTGCTGTTGATGGTCGCGGGCATCGTCGGGGGACCCGTTGTGGAGTGGAGTTGCAGGCTGGCGGCGCGGGGGCCGGCCCGGCGGTACGGACTCGAGGCCGAGCGCCGGCTGAGGGAGGCGGCCGGGGGGTGCGGCAGGGCGCGGGTGCTGGATCCGGTGGCGGCGGAGCTGCTGCGGTATCGGGAGGTGCGGGAGCAGTACGCGAAGGTCATGGGGGCCGGGGCTGGGGCTGGGGCCGGCGCGGCTGGGGTCGGCGCGGGAGCCGGAGCCGGGACGGGAGCGGGGGTGCAGGCTCGGGTGGGGTGA
- a CDS encoding acyl-CoA thioesterase — translation MRHIYRCPLRWADMDAYGHVNNAVFLRYLEEARIDFLSPPGKQFKQGSVVARHEIDYKRQLVHRREPVDIELWITEIRAASFTITYEVKDADQLYVRAATVVVPFDFEAQRPRRITAEEREFLEEYRDDVTETVAA, via the coding sequence TTGCGGCACATCTACCGCTGCCCGCTGCGCTGGGCGGACATGGACGCGTACGGCCACGTCAACAACGCGGTCTTCCTCCGCTACCTGGAGGAAGCACGTATCGACTTCCTGTCTCCCCCCGGCAAGCAGTTCAAGCAGGGGTCCGTGGTGGCGCGCCACGAGATCGACTACAAGCGGCAGCTGGTCCACCGGCGCGAGCCGGTGGACATCGAGCTGTGGATCACGGAGATCCGAGCGGCGTCGTTCACGATCACCTATGAGGTCAAGGACGCGGATCAGCTCTACGTCCGGGCCGCGACGGTGGTCGTGCCGTTCGACTTCGAGGCGCAGCGGCCGCGCCGGATCACCGCCGAGGAACGGGAGTTCCTGGAGGAGTACCGGGACGACGTGACCGAGACCGTCGCGGCATGA
- a CDS encoding FHA domain-containing protein — protein sequence MPTCPNGHQSGSDDWCEICGHRMAGAVPPPPPPPPPASGYGYPPPGSPPPPPGAGGQPGGQPGGRPHLSSGPEPELCPQCRTPREGGAPFCEECRWNFLTNTATSYTPAAPRPSTPNPAPRFQQGGPGQPTGPGGDPYEYQSSRPSQMNRPAEPIPPGPPYGGDPSGPSGRPGFGGDPSRQPGFGGDPSRPPGYGGDSSRPSAFGGDSSRPSAFGGDPSRPVPPPPGPGGPGAPGGPGAPGGPGAPGGPESTGGPGAPPSFQQAGPPPVFQRPGPPAPPAFPQETGQPPVPRQPGGPSFGGGDDDWVISPPSSSSPGGPGGAQGGGYGYPQPGSTQAPPGPGYQQQPLTWSATIGPDRDYFMAMMQRSGPEAAGLNLPAYSPEQQRTLTGNQISIGRRRHSTGDTPDIDLSVPPEDPGVSHQHAVLVQQPDGSWAVVDQNSTNGTTVNGAEEPIQPFVPIPLQDGDRVHVGAWTTITIRRG from the coding sequence ATGCCGACCTGCCCGAACGGACACCAGTCGGGTTCCGACGACTGGTGCGAGATCTGCGGTCACCGCATGGCAGGTGCCGTGCCCCCGCCGCCTCCGCCACCACCGCCGGCTTCCGGATACGGCTATCCGCCGCCCGGCTCGCCTCCGCCGCCTCCGGGCGCGGGAGGCCAGCCCGGGGGTCAGCCCGGGGGGCGCCCGCACCTGTCCTCGGGGCCCGAGCCGGAGCTGTGCCCGCAGTGCCGCACGCCCCGTGAGGGCGGTGCGCCGTTCTGCGAGGAGTGCCGGTGGAACTTCCTCACCAACACGGCCACCTCGTACACGCCGGCGGCCCCCCGTCCGTCGACGCCCAATCCCGCGCCGCGCTTCCAGCAGGGCGGCCCCGGGCAGCCGACCGGGCCCGGCGGGGACCCGTACGAGTACCAGAGCTCGCGCCCGTCGCAGATGAACCGGCCCGCGGAGCCGATCCCGCCGGGCCCGCCGTACGGCGGTGACCCCTCGGGCCCGTCCGGCCGGCCCGGCTTCGGCGGCGACCCCTCGCGCCAGCCCGGCTTCGGCGGTGACCCGTCGCGCCCTCCCGGCTACGGTGGCGATTCATCACGTCCTTCCGCTTTCGGTGGGGATTCCTCGCGTCCGTCCGCTTTTGGCGGCGACCCGTCTCGTCCCGTCCCGCCGCCGCCCGGGCCCGGTGGGCCGGGTGCGCCCGGTGGGCCGGGTGCGCCCGGTGGGCCGGGTGCGCCCGGTGGGCCTGAGAGCACCGGTGGTCCCGGTGCCCCGCCGTCGTTCCAGCAGGCCGGACCGCCGCCCGTGTTCCAGCGGCCGGGTCCGCCCGCTCCGCCCGCGTTCCCGCAGGAGACCGGGCAACCGCCCGTACCCCGGCAGCCCGGCGGCCCGTCCTTCGGCGGCGGTGACGACGACTGGGTGATCTCCCCGCCGTCGTCGTCCTCCCCTGGTGGCCCCGGCGGTGCTCAGGGCGGCGGCTACGGCTACCCGCAGCCCGGCTCCACCCAGGCGCCCCCCGGCCCCGGCTACCAGCAGCAGCCGCTGACCTGGAGCGCGACGATCGGCCCCGACCGTGACTACTTCATGGCGATGATGCAGCGCTCGGGCCCCGAGGCGGCGGGCCTGAACCTGCCCGCGTACTCGCCGGAGCAGCAGCGCACGCTCACCGGCAACCAGATCAGCATCGGCCGCCGCCGTCACTCCACCGGCGACACCCCCGACATCGACCTGTCGGTGCCGCCGGAGGACCCGGGCGTCTCGCACCAGCACGCGGTCCTGGTCCAGCAGCCGGACGGCTCCTGGGCGGTCGTCGACCAGAACTCCACCAACGGGACCACGGTCAACGGCGCCGAGGAACCGATTCAGCCCTTCGTGCCGATCCCGCTCCAGGACGGGGACCGGGTGCACGTCGGGGCGTGGACGACGATCACGATTCGCCGGGGCTGA
- a CDS encoding Cys-Gln thioester bond-forming surface protein, whose protein sequence is MSFAFSAFSALSVRGRGAARLAAATLVSGLVAAGALVTAGPAVADSTPQSGGGATATMGGLKTYGDAVIHDNGGDEQVSAGLFEMAVDGGGMLQTYCIDIHNPTQKDARYQETPWSGTSLSGNENAGRIRWILQNSYPQVNNLTALARQAGASGLTEQDAAAGTQVAIWRYSDGADVDAVDPQAEKLADYLEKAARNLAEPAASLTLDPPAVSGHAGERLGPVTVHTNADSVTVTPPVDATANGVKIVGKDGKAITSAADGRPIYFDVPKDAADGSVALTVQASTTVPVGRAFASESRSQTQILAGSSESTVSATATANWAVKGAIPALSAVRNCAKGGVDITAADEGDEAFTFELMGSEYTIEAGKSQTVTIPLQEDQAYDFTIKGPGGFEERFKGILDCKTESGAGGDATQTLSEPSPATVGGTSTDTNLAETGSSSATPFIAGTAIALVVIGGAALVLVRNKKTSTQD, encoded by the coding sequence GTGTCATTTGCGTTCTCTGCGTTCTCGGCGCTGTCCGTGCGTGGACGGGGGGCCGCCCGCCTCGCCGCCGCGACGCTGGTGTCCGGCCTCGTCGCCGCGGGTGCCCTGGTCACCGCGGGCCCGGCCGTCGCCGACTCGACACCGCAGAGCGGGGGCGGCGCGACCGCCACCATGGGCGGCCTCAAGACGTACGGGGACGCGGTGATCCACGACAACGGCGGGGACGAGCAGGTCTCCGCGGGCCTGTTCGAGATGGCCGTCGACGGTGGCGGCATGCTGCAGACGTACTGCATCGACATCCACAACCCGACACAGAAGGACGCCAGGTACCAGGAGACCCCCTGGAGCGGCACATCGCTGAGCGGCAACGAGAACGCGGGCAGGATCCGCTGGATCCTGCAGAACTCCTATCCGCAGGTGAACAACCTGACGGCGTTGGCGCGGCAGGCGGGCGCGAGCGGCCTCACCGAGCAGGACGCGGCGGCCGGAACGCAGGTGGCCATCTGGCGCTACTCGGACGGCGCCGACGTGGACGCGGTCGACCCCCAGGCGGAGAAGCTCGCGGACTACCTGGAGAAGGCCGCGCGGAATCTGGCGGAGCCCGCGGCTTCACTGACCCTGGACCCGCCCGCGGTCTCGGGGCATGCGGGCGAGCGCCTCGGCCCTGTCACGGTGCACACGAACGCGGACAGCGTGACGGTGACGCCGCCGGTGGACGCCACGGCGAACGGGGTGAAGATCGTCGGCAAGGACGGCAAGGCGATCACCTCCGCCGCCGACGGCAGGCCGATCTACTTCGACGTGCCCAAGGACGCCGCGGACGGCTCGGTCGCGCTGACGGTGCAGGCGTCGACCACCGTGCCGGTCGGCCGCGCCTTCGCCTCCGAGTCCCGCAGCCAGACCCAGATACTCGCGGGCTCGAGCGAGTCGACGGTCTCCGCGACCGCGACGGCGAACTGGGCGGTCAAGGGTGCGATACCCGCGCTGTCCGCGGTGAGGAACTGCGCCAAGGGCGGGGTCGACATCACGGCGGCCGACGAGGGCGACGAGGCGTTCACGTTCGAACTGATGGGGAGCGAGTACACCATCGAGGCGGGCAAGTCGCAGACGGTGACGATCCCGCTCCAGGAGGACCAGGCGTACGACTTCACCATCAAGGGGCCGGGCGGCTTCGAGGAGCGCTTCAAGGGAATCCTCGACTGCAAGACCGAGAGCGGCGCGGGCGGCGACGCGACCCAGACGCTCAGCGAACCCAGCCCGGCCACGGTGGGCGGCACGTCCACGGACACGAACCTGGCCGAGACGGGCAGCTCGAGCGCGACGCCGTTCATCGCGGGCACGGCGATAGCCCTGGTGGTCATCGGCGGCGCGGCACTCGTCCTCGTCCGCAACAAGAAGACATCGACGCAGGACTGA
- a CDS encoding dynamin family protein, producing MVTLDVRPQLLDALSALRDRVAAASFPLPLAGAPRARANRDELLAQLDDYLVPRLRDPEAPLLAVIGGSTGAGKSTLVNSLVGRRVSEAGVLRPTTRTPVLVCHPEDHHWFSGMRVLPDLTRVWVPHQEPGDDLHALVERGERTLRIETAETLPPGLALLDAPDVDSLVADNRVLAAELICAADIWIMVTTAARYADAVPWYLLRTAKENKATLVTVLDRVPHQVVSEVSRQYGALLAKAGLGDVPRFTVPELPESAWGGGLLPATAVATLRTWLIQQVQDPAARQQAMARTAYGVLDSLKSRMPELAGAAAAQYAAALRLTAAVDGAYDSEYARVKGRLQAGAVLAGDALKRWRAYPLDCTAGELLDALVESLGSLLLCAVTAADERVDEAWRREPASGAPELTDRDPTLESAEHRIGMAARRWRRVLEEYAEEEVRNLDKSLAPDAEVVAALVATALLGGRRARAAGEGLAERIGAHGALRLRDRGGRLLSEYVDTTLHIERERRLAPLDALDVHAEPQAELIAALSVLQKER from the coding sequence GTGGTGACCTTGGACGTACGGCCTCAGCTGCTCGACGCACTCTCCGCCCTGCGCGACCGTGTCGCCGCCGCAAGCTTTCCGCTGCCCCTGGCGGGGGCTCCACGCGCGCGTGCCAACCGCGACGAGCTTCTCGCGCAGCTCGACGACTACTTGGTGCCCCGGTTGAGGGACCCCGAAGCGCCGTTGCTGGCCGTCATCGGGGGATCCACCGGGGCCGGCAAGTCGACCCTCGTCAACTCCCTCGTCGGGCGCAGGGTCAGCGAGGCGGGCGTGCTGCGGCCGACCACCCGTACGCCGGTGCTCGTATGCCATCCGGAGGACCATCACTGGTTCAGCGGGATGCGCGTACTGCCCGACCTCACGCGCGTGTGGGTGCCCCATCAGGAACCCGGGGACGATCTGCACGCCCTGGTCGAACGGGGGGAGCGGACGCTGCGTATCGAGACCGCCGAGACGCTGCCGCCCGGGCTCGCCCTCCTCGACGCGCCCGACGTCGACTCCCTCGTCGCCGACAACCGTGTCCTCGCCGCCGAGCTGATCTGCGCCGCGGACATCTGGATCATGGTCACCACGGCCGCCCGCTACGCCGACGCGGTGCCGTGGTATCTGCTGCGTACCGCCAAGGAGAACAAGGCGACCCTGGTCACCGTTCTCGACCGGGTGCCCCATCAGGTGGTGTCCGAGGTCTCGCGGCAGTACGGGGCCCTGCTCGCCAAGGCCGGGCTCGGCGACGTCCCCCGGTTCACCGTGCCCGAGCTGCCCGAGTCCGCGTGGGGCGGGGGGCTTCTTCCGGCCACCGCGGTGGCGACCCTGCGGACCTGGCTCATCCAGCAGGTGCAGGACCCCGCCGCCCGGCAGCAGGCCATGGCCCGTACGGCGTACGGAGTCCTCGACTCGCTCAAGTCGCGCATGCCCGAGCTGGCCGGCGCGGCGGCCGCACAGTACGCCGCCGCGCTGCGCCTCACCGCGGCCGTCGACGGGGCGTACGACAGCGAGTACGCGCGCGTGAAGGGGCGTTTGCAGGCCGGGGCCGTGCTCGCGGGTGACGCGCTGAAGCGATGGCGCGCCTATCCGCTGGACTGCACCGCCGGCGAACTGCTCGACGCGCTCGTCGAAAGCCTCGGCTCGCTCCTGCTGTGCGCCGTCACGGCCGCGGACGAGCGCGTCGACGAGGCCTGGCGGCGCGAGCCCGCCTCGGGTGCCCCGGAGCTGACGGACCGTGATCCCACGCTGGAGAGCGCCGAACACCGGATCGGGATGGCCGCGCGACGCTGGCGGCGCGTCCTCGAGGAGTACGCCGAGGAAGAGGTCCGCAACCTCGACAAGAGCCTCGCGCCGGACGCCGAGGTGGTGGCCGCCCTCGTCGCCACGGCGCTGCTGGGTGGCCGGCGGGCGCGGGCCGCCGGAGAGGGGCTCGCCGAGCGGATCGGCGCGCACGGCGCCCTCAGACTGCGCGACCGGGGCGGACGGCTGCTCTCCGAGTACGTCGACACGACACTGCACATCGAACGCGAGCGCCGTCTCGCCCCCCTCGACGCGCTCGACGTGCACGCCGAGCCACAGGCCGAACTCATCGCCGCGCTGTCCGTACTGCAGAAGGAGAGGTGA
- a CDS encoding single-stranded DNA-binding protein — protein MNETIVCVVGNVATRPVYRELASGASARFRLAVTSRYWDREKSEWKDGHTNFFTVWANRALATNVGASLSVGDPVVVQGRLKVRTEAREGQNWTSADIDALAVGHDLSRGTSAFRRPSAKDGEAGVSPAARPEPNWETEPGSQPSVEHQPQPEPAGVT, from the coding sequence ATGAACGAGACGATCGTGTGCGTGGTGGGGAACGTCGCCACGCGGCCGGTGTACCGGGAGCTGGCGTCGGGCGCATCGGCGCGGTTCCGGCTGGCGGTGACGTCGCGGTACTGGGACCGCGAGAAGAGCGAGTGGAAGGACGGGCACACCAACTTCTTCACGGTGTGGGCGAATCGAGCCCTGGCCACCAACGTGGGGGCGTCTTTGTCCGTGGGGGATCCGGTCGTCGTGCAGGGCAGGCTGAAGGTGCGCACCGAGGCGCGCGAGGGGCAGAACTGGACCTCGGCGGACATCGACGCGCTGGCGGTCGGCCACGATCTCTCGCGCGGCACGTCGGCATTTCGCCGTCCCTCGGCCAAGGACGGGGAAGCGGGAGTGAGCCCCGCCGCGCGGCCGGAGCCCAACTGGGAGACAGAGCCAGGAAGTCAGCCCTCGGTGGAGCACCAACCCCAGCCGGAGCCCGCTGGAGTGACGTGA
- a CDS encoding globin, translating to MNEIRRGTLQEQTFYEQVGGEETFRRLVHRFYEGVAGDPLLKPMYPEEDLGPAEERFTLFLIQYWGGPTTYSEQRGHPRLRMRHAPFAVDRAAHDAWLKHMRVAVDELGLSEEHEHTLWNYLTYAAASMVNTES from the coding sequence GTGAATGAGATTCGGCGCGGCACGCTTCAGGAGCAGACCTTCTACGAGCAGGTCGGCGGCGAGGAGACCTTCCGGCGTCTTGTCCACCGTTTCTACGAGGGCGTCGCCGGGGACCCGCTGCTGAAGCCCATGTACCCCGAGGAGGACCTGGGTCCGGCCGAGGAGCGATTCACGCTGTTCCTGATCCAGTACTGGGGCGGCCCGACGACATACAGCGAGCAGCGCGGCCACCCCCGGCTGCGGATGCGCCACGCCCCCTTCGCCGTCGACCGGGCCGCGCACGACGCCTGGCTCAAGCACATGCGGGTCGCCGTCGACGAGCTCGGCCTCTCCGAGGAGCACGAGCACACGCTGTGGAACTACCTGACGTACGCCGCGGCCTCGATGGTGAACACGGAGAGCTGA
- the ettA gene encoding energy-dependent translational throttle protein EttA has translation MAEFIYTMRKTRKAHGDKVILDDVTLNFLPGAKIGVVGPNGAGKSTVLKIMAGLEQPSNGDAFLSPGYTVGMLLQEPPLDESKTVLENVQDGAAEIMGKLKRFNEVAELMATDYSDALLEEMGKLQEDLDHANAWDLDAQLEQAMDALGCPPGDWPVTNLSGGERRRVALCKLLIEAPDLLLLDEPTNHLDAESVQWLEQHLAKYDGTVVAVTHDRYFLDNVAGWILELDRGRAIGYEGNYSVYLEKKQSRLKVEGQKDAKRAKRLKEELEWVRSNAKGRQAKSKARLTRYEEMAAEADKMRKLDFEEIQIPPGPRLGSIVVEVNNLSKAFGEKVLIDDLSFTLPRNGIVGVIGPNGAGKTTLFKMIQGLETPDTGTIKVGETVKISYVDQSRENIDPKKSLWAVVSDELDYINVGQVEMPSRAYVSAFGFKGPDQQKPAGVLSGGERNRLNLALTLKQGGNLLLLDEPTNDLDVETLSSLENALLEFPGAAVVVSHDRWFLDRVATHILAYEGDSKWFWFEGNFESYEKNKVERLGPDAARPHRATYKKLTRG, from the coding sequence TTGGCTGAGTTCATTTACACCATGCGCAAGACGCGCAAGGCGCACGGCGACAAGGTGATTCTCGACGACGTCACCCTGAACTTCCTGCCGGGTGCGAAGATCGGTGTGGTCGGTCCGAACGGTGCCGGTAAGTCCACCGTTCTCAAGATCATGGCGGGCCTTGAGCAGCCCTCCAACGGTGACGCGTTCCTGTCGCCCGGCTACACGGTCGGCATGCTGCTCCAGGAGCCGCCGCTCGACGAGTCCAAGACCGTTCTGGAGAACGTCCAGGACGGCGCCGCCGAGATCATGGGCAAGCTCAAGCGCTTCAACGAGGTCGCCGAGCTGATGGCGACCGACTACTCGGACGCGCTCCTGGAGGAGATGGGCAAGCTCCAGGAGGACCTGGACCACGCCAACGCGTGGGACCTGGACGCTCAGCTGGAGCAGGCCATGGACGCCCTGGGCTGCCCGCCCGGCGACTGGCCGGTCACGAACCTCTCCGGTGGTGAGCGCCGCCGTGTCGCGCTGTGCAAGCTGCTGATCGAGGCCCCCGACCTGCTGCTCCTCGACGAGCCCACCAACCACCTGGACGCCGAGTCCGTGCAGTGGCTGGAGCAGCACCTCGCGAAGTACGACGGCACCGTCGTCGCCGTCACCCACGACCGGTACTTCCTCGACAACGTCGCGGGCTGGATCCTGGAGCTCGACCGTGGCCGCGCCATCGGCTACGAGGGCAACTACTCCGTCTACCTGGAGAAGAAGCAGTCCCGCCTCAAGGTCGAGGGCCAGAAGGACGCCAAGCGCGCCAAGCGGCTCAAGGAAGAGCTCGAGTGGGTGCGGTCCAACGCCAAGGGCCGGCAGGCCAAGTCCAAGGCGCGTCTGACCCGCTACGAGGAAATGGCCGCAGAGGCCGACAAGATGCGGAAGCTGGACTTCGAGGAGATCCAGATCCCGCCGGGCCCGCGCCTGGGCTCCATCGTGGTCGAGGTGAACAACCTCTCCAAGGCCTTCGGGGAGAAGGTTCTCATCGACGACCTCTCCTTCACGCTGCCGCGTAACGGCATCGTCGGTGTCATCGGCCCCAACGGTGCCGGCAAGACCACGCTCTTCAAGATGATCCAGGGCCTGGAGACCCCGGACACCGGCACGATCAAGGTCGGCGAAACCGTCAAGATCTCGTACGTCGACCAGAGCCGCGAGAACATCGACCCGAAGAAGTCCCTGTGGGCCGTGGTCTCGGACGAGCTGGACTACATCAATGTGGGCCAGGTCGAGATGCCCTCGCGTGCGTACGTCTCCGCCTTCGGCTTCAAGGGCCCGGACCAGCAGAAGCCGGCCGGTGTCCTCTCCGGTGGTGAGCGCAACCGCCTCAACCTGGCGCTGACCCTCAAGCAGGGCGGCAACCTGCTGCTCCTCGACGAGCCGACCAACGACCTCGACGTGGAGACGCTGTCCTCGCTCGAGAACGCGCTGCTCGAGTTCCCGGGCGCCGCGGTGGTCGTCTCCCACGACCGTTGGTTCCTCGACCGGGTCGCCACGCACATCCTCGCCTACGAGGGTGACTCCAAGTGGTTCTGGTTCGAGGGCAACTTCGAGTCGTACGAGAAGAACAAGGTCGAGCGGCTCGGCCCGGACGCCGCGCGTCCGCACCGCGCCACCTACAAGAAGCTGACTCGGGGCTGA